A region from the Pempheris klunzingeri isolate RE-2024b chromosome 17, fPemKlu1.hap1, whole genome shotgun sequence genome encodes:
- the nme3 gene encoding nucleoside diphosphate kinase 3 isoform X2, which produces MICLFLSIFAYIFQSGWTGVNERTFIAVKPDGVQRRLVGEIVRRFEKRGFKLVGLKLLQASEDLLREHYWELRNKPFFSGLMHYMSSGPIVAMVWEGLDVVKTARKMLGETDPVNSLPGTIRGDYCVEVGRNVIHGSDSVESAQREISLWFRQKELQCWEDGSKHWIYN; this is translated from the exons GCTGGACGGGTGTGAATGAGCGCACCTTCATTGCTGTGAAACCAGATGGCGTGCAGCGGAGACTGGTGGGAGAAATCGTGCGTCGCTTTGAGAAGAGGGGGTTCAAACTGGTGGGCCTCAAACTTCTGCAG gcaTCTGAGGATCTTCTTAGGGAACACTACTGGGAACTGAGGAACAAGCCTTTCTTCAGTGGACTGATGCACTACATGAGCTCTGGACCAATCGTAGCAATG GTGTGGGAGGGTTTGGACGTGGTCAAGACGGCACGCAAGATGCTGGGAGAGACCGACCCTGTAAACTCGCTGCCTGGGACCATCCGAGGAGATTACTGTGTGGAAGTGGGCAG GAATGTGATCCACGGCAGCGACTCGGTGGAGAGCGCCCAGAGGGAAATCTCCCTGTGGTTTCGTCAAAAGGAGCTCCAATGCTGGGAGGACGGTAGCAAGCACTGGATCTACAACTGA
- the nme3 gene encoding nucleoside diphosphate kinase 3 isoform X3 — MHYMSSGPIVAMVWEGLDVVKTARKMLGETDPVNSLPGTIRGDYCVEVGRNVIHGSDSVESAQREISLWFRQKELQCWEDGSKHWIYN, encoded by the exons ATGCACTACATGAGCTCTGGACCAATCGTAGCAATG GTGTGGGAGGGTTTGGACGTGGTCAAGACGGCACGCAAGATGCTGGGAGAGACCGACCCTGTAAACTCGCTGCCTGGGACCATCCGAGGAGATTACTGTGTGGAAGTGGGCAG GAATGTGATCCACGGCAGCGACTCGGTGGAGAGCGCCCAGAGGGAAATCTCCCTGTGGTTTCGTCAAAAGGAGCTCCAATGCTGGGAGGACGGTAGCAAGCACTGGATCTACAACTGA